In the Taeniopygia guttata chromosome 12, bTaeGut7.mat, whole genome shotgun sequence genome, one interval contains:
- the LOC105760188 gene encoding PHD finger protein 7, with amino-acid sequence MCDRRQEGPGAREPACMLCRRAEADPDICGDKLEKRGFCAHVFCLFFATDFFGEENDRAGLMGFLARDIQNVVRRAAKKRCCVCGQSGATIMCCMQGCDRWFHLPCAKDGGCVTQYIPFPSSFCPEHRPEQDVEATPEPGTDCPICMEPVEDRKTFRTLVCPACKRAWFHRDCIQGQAISAGYLCLQCPLCRDVEQFLTEMFILGIRIPLRLPTWEDNDAFADLEERHSRCNARDCLYPGGREEAEEEGPWELLLCSSCAAEGTHRRCSGLRNRVQSWECDSCAGLGTAPRDEPELRGPRLASQSGLEPAHGSAESEAISPSSRGPVPSGLGLQASSAVISSRSSHQRTARQQSLPSSSLDTSSPSTSRSTYSSTPEPEDRGHSRHAGPGRRLTRSRQQGRAPNGPVRSRSRRDRRSRTRTERPRRRETPSQASPRRSRSRHQGRALSPPVRSRICRDRGSRARPRTERPRQRETPSGTSPRRSRSRLQHRASNQPFRSRSRQDRSRRRAASAERPRRTGTPSGRSRRSNRSCQRRRASTGTSNSST; translated from the exons ATGTGTGACAGGCGGCAGGAGGgccctggtgccagggagccAG cctgcATGCTGTGTCGCCGTGCAGAGGCTGACCCGGACATCTGCGGTGACAAACTGGAGAAGCGCGGGTTCTGTGCCCACGTGTTCTGCCTG ttctttgctactgatttttttggtgaagaGAACGACCGTGCTGGACTCATGGGATTTCTTGCTAGAGATATCCAAAATGTAGTACGGCGGGCGGCAAAAAAG CGCTGCTGCGTCTGTGGCCAGAGCGGGGCAACCATCATGTGCTGCATGCAGGGCTGTGACAGATGGTTCCACCTGCCCTGTGCCAAGGACGGCGGCTGCGTAACACAGTATATTCCATTTCCCAG ctccttctgcccTGAGCACCGTCCAGAGCAGGATGTGGAGGCAACTCCAGAGCCGGGCACCGATTGCCCCATCTGCATGGAGCCTGTGGAGGATAGAAAGACCTTCAGAACCCTGGTGTGCCCAGCGTGTAAAAGGGCCTGGTTCCACAGGGACTGCATCCAG ggacaggccatAAGCGCTGGTTATCTGTGCCTCCAGTGCCCCCTGTGCAGGGACGTTGAACAATTTCTTACAGAAATGTTCATCCTGGGGATACGAATCCCCTTGAG ACTGCCAACATGGGAGGACAACGATGCCTTTGCGGATCTAGAAGAGAGGCACAGCAGGTGCAATGCCAGGGATTGCCTTTACCcgggaggcagggaggaggcagaggaagaggg GCCCTGGGAACTGCTCCTGTGCTCCTCCTGCGCTGCTGAGGGCACCCACAGGCGCTGCTCCGGCCTGAGAAACCGCGTACAGAGCTGGGAGTGTGACAGCTGTGCTGGTCTTGGAACGG CTCCCAGGGATGAGCCAGAGCTCCGTGGCCCCCGGCTGGCCAGTCAGTCAGGACTGGAGCCTGCTCACGGCTCTGCAGAATCTGAGGccatcagccccagctcccgCGGCCCGGTGCCATCGGGGCTGGGTCTCCAGGCTTCATCTGCAGTGATCAGCAGCCGCAGCAGCCACCAGCGCACAGCACGGCAGCAGTCTCTGCCGTCTTCCTCGCTGgacaccagcagccccagcacatcAAGGTCAACGTACAGCAGCACCCCTGAGCCTGAGGACAGGGGCCATTCCAGACATGCTGGGCCCGGCCGCAGGCTCACCCGCTCCCGCCAGCAAGGTCGGGCCCCAAATGGGCCAGTCCGATCAAGGAGTCGCCGCGACAGGCGCAGCAGGACAAGGACTGAGAGGCCCAGGCGAAGGGAGACACCTTCACAGGCATCCCCCAGacgcagccgctcccgccatCAAGGTCGTGCCCTAAGTCCACCTGTCCGGTCCAGGATTTGCCGTGACAGGGGCAGCAGGGCAAGACCAAGGACTGAGAGGCCCAGGCAAAGGGAGACTCCATCAGGGACATCCCCCAGACGCAGCCGCTCCCGCCTGCAGCACCGGGCCTCAAATCAACCTTTCCGGTCCAGGAGTCgccaggacaggagcaggaggagagcagcaagtGCTGAGAGGCCCAGGCGCACGGGGACACCGTCAGGGAGGTCCCGCAGGAGCAATCGCTCCTGCCAGCGGCGTCGGGCCTCAACTGGGACCTCCAATAGCAGCACGTAG